The Thomasclavelia ramosa DSM 1402 genome includes a region encoding these proteins:
- a CDS encoding TrmH family RNA methyltransferase — protein sequence MKIKTYHKDFDYTYTLGVFETIELLENKPELVMRVYLKSNSYQNKGVKIIENLCQQNKIELIESDNTINKLAKKDNCFAIAIIKKYTMDLEDANHVVLVNPGDMGNMGTIIRTMLGFNYTNLAIIRPGVDVFDPRVIRASMGALFNINFEYFNSFDEYLTKYPEREVYPLMLKGAKNIHQITAANNKHSLVFGNESSGLPDDYLKYGQSVFIPHSDKIDSLNLSMALGITLCHFSMMEFKDKQVLR from the coding sequence ATGAAAATAAAAACATATCATAAAGATTTTGATTATACATATACTCTTGGGGTTTTTGAAACGATTGAATTATTAGAGAATAAACCAGAATTGGTGATGCGTGTTTATCTCAAAAGTAACTCTTATCAAAATAAGGGTGTTAAGATTATTGAGAATTTATGTCAACAAAATAAAATTGAATTAATTGAAAGTGATAATACAATTAATAAATTAGCGAAAAAAGATAATTGTTTTGCTATTGCAATCATTAAGAAATATACGATGGATTTAGAAGATGCTAATCATGTTGTTTTAGTTAATCCCGGAGATATGGGAAATATGGGGACGATTATTAGAACTATGTTAGGTTTTAATTATACTAATTTAGCGATTATTCGTCCTGGAGTCGATGTTTTTGATCCACGAGTAATTAGGGCATCGATGGGGGCTTTGTTTAATATTAATTTTGAATATTTTAATAGTTTTGATGAATATCTAACTAAATACCCTGAACGTGAAGTCTATCCATTGATGTTAAAAGGAGCTAAAAATATTCATCAGATTACTGCTGCAAATAATAAACATTCATTGGTTTTTGGTAATGAGAGCAGCGGACTGCCAGATGATTATTTAAAATATGGGCAAAGTGTATTTATCCCTCATAGTGATAAAATTGACTCACTAAATTTATCCATGGCATTAGGAATCACGTTATGCCACTTTTCAATGATGGAATTCAAAGATAAACAGGTATTGCGATAA
- a CDS encoding M15 family metallopeptidase, with protein sequence MNKKRLNKKKVLLVFIPLIIAGTIIYWFLPSNSTKTEEKQPKKTVNNDPQYYQTSLKERYENYQKTNPDLSTEEIITRVNMNLDYPFYEVIIPQNKPLELNTIVNKYYKLDDNFTPDDLIYINDTYANTSDPAYKYRKHQMRKVVYDDFIALKEACKTKGFNLYVVSGYRSTTWQTEIYNHMVNTYSVAKADQTCSRPGHSEHTTGLACDIALDNYSFEDVIKHPQYQWFLGQLANYGFIIRYPENKDTLTGYSYESWHLRYLGKDLAKKVTASNLTYDEYYAQNYAK encoded by the coding sequence ATGAATAAAAAACGCTTAAATAAAAAGAAAGTATTATTAGTTTTTATTCCCCTTATTATTGCCGGTACTATAATCTACTGGTTCTTGCCTAGTAATTCAACCAAAACAGAAGAAAAGCAACCGAAAAAAACAGTTAATAACGATCCCCAATATTATCAAACTTCGTTAAAAGAACGTTATGAAAACTATCAAAAAACTAATCCCGATCTTTCGACAGAAGAAATAATTACCCGAGTTAACATGAATCTTGATTATCCTTTCTATGAAGTAATCATTCCTCAAAATAAGCCATTAGAATTAAATACAATCGTAAATAAATATTATAAATTAGATGATAACTTCACTCCCGACGATCTTATTTACATCAATGATACTTATGCCAATACAAGCGATCCTGCCTATAAATATCGAAAACATCAGATGCGAAAAGTTGTTTATGATGATTTTATTGCATTAAAAGAAGCATGTAAAACTAAAGGCTTTAATCTATACGTCGTTAGTGGCTATCGTTCGACAACCTGGCAAACCGAAATCTATAATCATATGGTGAATACATACAGCGTTGCTAAAGCTGACCAAACTTGTAGCCGCCCCGGTCATAGCGAACATACGACCGGTCTAGCTTGTGATATTGCACTTGATAATTACAGTTTTGAAGACGTTATAAAGCATCCCCAATATCAGTGGTTTCTTGGACAACTAGCTAACTACGGCTTTATTATTCGCTATCCAGAAAACAAAGATACACTTACCGGATATAGCTACGAATCTTGGCATCTTCGCTATTTAGGAAAAGATTTAGCTAAAAAAGTGACTGCTAGTAATTTAACATATGATGAATATTACGCACAAAATTATGCAAAATAG
- a CDS encoding metallophosphoesterase, with protein MSWFVLMEMTLVAVMTVYLAYHTHLVFAKAKYRKIITTVIIGILIGLCLYNLIFFGFLVNACICFVIFDIINLILYKTRFNRYFKFIYQRGMVALAASVILSFYGIYNAKNTVITTYDVIINKSFVDKSLMVVSDIHLGTVVTKADLTELSEHAEAIAPSGIILLGDIYDEGTTQDEFDYSLQVFKILASKYPVYYIEGNHEIGFQGGSPLREFNIVKKLKEIGIKVLLDDVTKLDDIYLIGRKDYVVKKREALKDLTEPLDTSKPLILLDHQPHDYELNEQLGIDLQLSGHTHAGQIFPLNFLFSFIRVNDLNYGIEVNNNFHGIVTSGMGGWGYAMRTAKHSEIVVVNLKSS; from the coding sequence ATGAGCTGGTTTGTTTTAATGGAGATGACTTTGGTAGCAGTTATGACAGTATATCTTGCTTATCATACACATTTGGTTTTTGCTAAAGCAAAATATCGAAAGATTATTACAACAGTTATTATTGGAATTTTAATCGGCTTGTGTTTATATAATTTGATTTTCTTTGGTTTTTTGGTTAATGCATGTATTTGTTTTGTAATCTTTGATATTATTAATTTAATTTTATATAAAACTAGATTTAATCGTTATTTTAAATTTATTTATCAACGGGGAATGGTTGCTTTGGCTGCCAGTGTTATTTTAAGTTTTTATGGAATTTATAATGCTAAAAATACTGTTATTACTACGTATGATGTAATAATCAATAAATCTTTTGTAGATAAAAGCCTAATGGTAGTTTCTGATATCCATTTAGGAACAGTTGTCACTAAGGCGGATTTAACAGAGCTTAGTGAACATGCTGAAGCTATTGCTCCAAGTGGGATTATTCTACTTGGTGATATCTATGATGAAGGGACCACCCAAGATGAATTTGATTATTCATTACAGGTATTTAAAATATTGGCTAGTAAATACCCTGTTTATTATATTGAAGGAAATCATGAAATTGGTTTCCAAGGTGGCTCACCACTTAGGGAATTTAATATTGTTAAGAAATTAAAAGAAATAGGGATTAAGGTATTGTTGGACGATGTTACTAAATTGGATGATATTTATTTAATTGGGCGTAAAGACTATGTTGTAAAAAAGCGAGAAGCTTTAAAAGATTTGACGGAACCTTTAGATACTTCTAAACCGCTTATTTTATTGGATCATCAGCCACATGATTATGAATTAAATGAACAATTGGGAATTGATTTACAATTATCAGGTCATACTCATGCTGGACAAATATTTCCTTTAAATTTCTTATTTAGTTTTATTAGGGTTAATGATTTGAACTATGGAATTGAAGTAAATAATAATTTTCATGGGATCGTGACCTCAGGAATGGGTGGCTGGGGATATGCAATGAGAACTGCAAAACACAGTGAAATAGTAGTTGTGAATTTAAAAAGCTCCTAG
- a CDS encoding MalY/PatB family protein, which translates to MYDFDKIVKRRNTKCIKWDTWKKEGKPKDILPLWVADMDFETLPEVTEAIIERAKHAVYGYSMAGDDYYEAVCNWMKRRHQLDINADNIVTTTGVVTALKIAVNAFTAPGDAIIINKPVYYPFDFSIDENQRKKIECPMMFTGQTYELDFDLFEQLIIDNDVKMFILCNPYNPIGKVWNKEELFKLGNICKKHNVLVVSDEIHQDFIYKGNKHLPFVNVDASFKEFTIICTAPSKTFNLAGLQTSNILFFNHKLKEKFIKVKSSLGFPVEPTIFGIEACKAAYNHGDKWVDELVAYLDGNIKYLDGFLKKKLPMLKMIKPQGLYLVWVDFSALQMTHEELEAFMVNEAKLWLDEGYIFGVGGAGFERFNLAMPRCLLVQALDNLYQALKNRQLI; encoded by the coding sequence ATGTATGATTTTGATAAAATAGTCAAACGTAGAAATACAAAATGTATTAAATGGGATACTTGGAAAAAAGAAGGAAAACCGAAAGATATTTTACCTTTATGGGTTGCTGATATGGATTTTGAAACCTTGCCAGAAGTTACTGAGGCAATTATTGAACGCGCTAAACATGCAGTGTATGGGTATTCAATGGCTGGCGATGATTATTATGAGGCGGTTTGTAATTGGATGAAGCGTCGCCATCAATTAGATATAAATGCAGATAATATTGTAACAACAACGGGGGTAGTAACAGCGCTTAAAATCGCAGTTAATGCTTTTACAGCTCCCGGTGATGCTATTATCATTAATAAACCAGTGTATTATCCATTTGATTTTTCTATTGATGAAAATCAACGTAAGAAAATTGAATGTCCGATGATGTTTACTGGTCAAACATACGAACTAGATTTTGATTTGTTTGAGCAGTTGATTATTGATAATGATGTGAAAATGTTTATTTTATGTAATCCGTATAATCCAATAGGAAAAGTTTGGAATAAAGAAGAATTATTTAAATTAGGTAATATTTGTAAGAAACATAATGTACTGGTAGTCAGTGATGAAATTCATCAAGATTTTATTTATAAGGGGAATAAGCACCTTCCTTTTGTTAATGTTGATGCCTCATTTAAAGAATTTACAATTATTTGTACAGCACCAAGTAAGACTTTCAATCTGGCGGGTTTACAGACGTCTAATATATTATTTTTTAATCATAAATTAAAAGAAAAGTTTATTAAGGTTAAAAGTTCACTAGGATTTCCGGTGGAACCAACAATTTTTGGTATTGAAGCGTGTAAAGCAGCTTATAATCATGGTGATAAGTGGGTTGATGAATTAGTGGCTTATCTTGATGGCAATATTAAATATCTTGATGGTTTTTTAAAGAAAAAACTACCAATGCTCAAAATGATTAAACCTCAGGGGTTATATCTTGTTTGGGTTGATTTTAGTGCTTTGCAAATGACGCACGAGGAATTAGAAGCATTTATGGTCAATGAAGCTAAATTATGGCTTGATGAAGGATATATTTTTGGTGTTGGTGGAGCAGGTTTTGAGAGATTTAATTTAGCGATGCCGCGCTGTTTATTAGTGCAGGCTCTAGATAATTTATATCAAGCGTTAAAGAATAGACAGCTAATATAA
- a CDS encoding CapA family protein, whose amino-acid sequence MKKINKKRVAFASLVIICLIIIIALIINLTILPLFNNSNGVTKNKQAKEKKESYDTVSLVAVGDNIIHERVFQYASTNGTYDFTPCYKHIKKYIQDADLAFINQETILGGDTLKITGYPAFNSPSELAKNLIDTGFNMINGATNHSFDRDFEGVKAASQTWRQYQDIIYTGTYDSQSDRDTIRIIEKNGIKFALLSYTQSLNEYNTNPYKLLKQTAYAVPLLEDTAAIKADVQKAKEQADVIIVSAHWGDENEAEVTAKQQEYAQLFADLGVDLVIGTHPHIIQPVTWVNGQSGNKTLIAYSLGNFLSTMETQDTQLEGMLSLNFIKKDAKIFIDDITWTPLINHFGDNTVEVYPLAKYPDDKLAKHFVLHDKPNIIQQYKAKTRDVIGDKITIKD is encoded by the coding sequence ATGAAGAAGATCAATAAAAAGAGGGTAGCCTTTGCATCACTGGTAATAATCTGCTTAATCATAATAATCGCACTTATTATCAATTTAACTATCTTACCATTATTTAATAATTCAAACGGTGTTACAAAAAATAAGCAAGCTAAAGAAAAAAAAGAAAGCTATGATACTGTATCTCTGGTTGCTGTTGGTGATAATATTATTCATGAGCGTGTTTTTCAATATGCCAGCACTAACGGTACATATGACTTTACCCCTTGCTATAAACATATAAAAAAATATATTCAAGATGCTGATCTTGCTTTTATTAATCAAGAAACAATTTTAGGTGGTGATACCTTAAAAATTACAGGATATCCGGCTTTTAATTCACCAAGTGAATTAGCTAAAAATTTAATTGACACTGGGTTTAATATGATCAATGGTGCTACTAATCATTCTTTCGACCGTGATTTTGAAGGTGTTAAAGCGGCTTCTCAGACTTGGCGCCAATATCAAGATATTATTTATACTGGTACATACGATAGCCAAAGTGATCGTGATACAATTAGGATCATTGAAAAAAACGGTATCAAATTTGCACTTTTATCTTATACCCAAAGTCTCAATGAATATAATACTAATCCTTATAAGTTGTTAAAACAAACTGCCTATGCTGTCCCCTTATTGGAGGATACAGCAGCAATCAAAGCAGATGTTCAAAAAGCCAAAGAACAAGCAGACGTAATAATCGTCTCTGCCCATTGGGGTGATGAAAATGAGGCGGAAGTAACTGCTAAACAACAAGAGTATGCTCAATTATTTGCTGATTTAGGAGTTGATTTAGTAATCGGAACTCATCCTCATATCATTCAACCTGTTACATGGGTGAATGGCCAAAGTGGGAATAAAACACTCATTGCTTACAGTTTAGGAAATTTTTTAAGTACAATGGAAACTCAAGATACACAATTAGAAGGGATGTTATCATTAAACTTTATTAAAAAAGATGCTAAAATTTTTATAGATGACATTACCTGGACACCACTAATCAATCATTTCGGTGATAATACTGTTGAAGTTTATCCTCTTGCAAAATATCCAGATGATAAATTAGCTAAACATTTTGTTTTACATGATAAACCTAACATTATTCAGCAATACAAAGCCAAAACAAGAGATGTTATTGGTGATAAAATAACTATAAAGGACTAA
- a CDS encoding pyridoxamine 5'-phosphate oxidase family protein has translation MDKIKDLYQDDLIYIFTRSQLRDLNTDYLAIIKNECSIQTINNCITMHYQDDFESLLAFSLPTKNRKNKQLISLNQCYKIMDKIHYGVLSFTHEGLPYSVALNHIIVDNRIFFHCAKSGYKLNSIEQRATYLIVEDLGINLKAGTHNHNSVAVFGTVHEVTEFETKKAALLKIVSHLAPEHPYNDKMVDTTNIIELEIDYINGKTHIR, from the coding sequence ATGGATAAAATAAAAGATTTATATCAAGATGACCTAATCTACATTTTCACTCGTTCACAATTACGTGACTTAAACACTGATTACTTGGCAATCATTAAAAATGAATGTTCTATTCAGACAATCAATAACTGCATAACAATGCACTATCAAGATGATTTCGAATCATTATTAGCTTTTTCTCTACCGACTAAAAACAGAAAAAACAAGCAGTTAATTTCTTTAAATCAATGCTATAAAATCATGGATAAAATTCATTACGGTGTTTTATCATTCACCCATGAAGGACTACCTTATAGCGTAGCTTTAAATCACATCATTGTTGATAACCGTATTTTTTTTCACTGTGCTAAAAGCGGCTATAAACTAAACAGCATTGAACAGCGTGCCACTTATCTTATAGTTGAAGATCTAGGTATTAATTTAAAAGCAGGAACTCATAACCATAATTCCGTCGCTGTCTTTGGAACAGTTCATGAAGTAACTGAGTTTGAGACAAAAAAAGCTGCACTATTAAAAATAGTCAGCCATTTAGCGCCAGAACACCCATACAATGATAAGATGGTCGATACAACTAATATCATCGAATTAGAAATTGATTATATTAACGGAAAAACACATATTCGTTAA
- a CDS encoding acyl-[acyl-carrier-protein] thioesterase — translation MENIVSYCDLTIECQEADYQGNYRISSLLSKLSDLATKNAVEVGIWRPELGERFGFVLAKETLILKRPIKIDEKIRLKTRAAACKRIQFTRNYWVEDENGDEIASVYSLWTLIDLEKRRITKPDKAGIIMPEIKSYDYTIEEYHEIIKELPLDYVMERQVLYSDVDVNQHMNNSRYIEWAFDAVGLRIFEQHYFKEVSILYKQEMAPGTIAKIYRYFDDKYVKVVFKSIDDSVIYFEMGGYLDNF, via the coding sequence ATGGAGAATATTGTTTCTTATTGCGATTTAACAATTGAATGTCAAGAAGCTGATTATCAAGGAAACTATCGAATCTCATCTTTATTATCCAAGTTATCAGATTTAGCAACTAAAAATGCTGTTGAAGTAGGAATATGGAGGCCGGAGTTAGGGGAACGATTTGGTTTTGTTTTAGCTAAAGAAACATTAATTTTAAAAAGACCAATTAAGATAGATGAAAAAATAAGATTAAAAACTCGTGCCGCAGCCTGTAAAAGAATCCAGTTCACACGTAACTATTGGGTTGAAGATGAAAACGGTGATGAAATAGCATCAGTATACTCATTATGGACTTTAATAGATTTAGAAAAACGAAGAATTACTAAACCTGATAAAGCAGGAATTATAATGCCAGAAATCAAGTCTTATGATTATACGATCGAAGAATATCATGAAATTATTAAAGAACTGCCATTGGATTATGTCATGGAACGTCAAGTTTTATATAGTGATGTTGATGTAAATCAACATATGAATAATAGTCGTTATATTGAATGGGCATTTGATGCTGTGGGTCTAAGAATATTTGAACAACATTATTTTAAAGAAGTAAGTATTTTATATAAACAAGAAATGGCTCCGGGAACAATTGCTAAAATATATCGTTATTTTGATGATAAATATGTTAAAGTTGTTTTCAAATCTATTGATGATAGTGTTATATATTTTGAAATGGGTGGCTATTTAGATAATTTTTGA
- a CDS encoding metallophosphoesterase, producing the protein MILTVMMVVIAILINIFIAYHFKKYLNKHRVVAAVIIVLVAVSVSIEMIILGFLINLCICLIIADLIYPLIFKTKLKRPYQKVYLIGVLICSLSLSVYGIYNANNIVITNYQVSINKEFKDKKIMALSDIHLGTAVKTVDLKQLVTQAEKIKPDMIFLVGDVYDENTSSDEIDDSMKIFTQLAKSYPVYYVIGNHEVGYSSSPLKEYNILERLQLAGVNTLNDEYVEFEDINIVGRQDYKIKKRKPVEQIINGMNQNKPVILLDHQPRSLEENKKLGIDLMISGHTHAGQVFPMLPLWNLLGINEMNYGYRHDDNFNAIVSSGMGTWGFAMRTSKNCEIVVIDLISK; encoded by the coding sequence TTGATTTTAACCGTAATGATGGTAGTAATTGCTATCTTGATCAATATATTTATTGCATATCATTTTAAAAAATATTTAAATAAGCATAGAGTTGTTGCAGCAGTAATTATTGTTTTAGTTGCTGTAAGTGTAAGTATTGAAATGATAATTTTAGGATTTTTAATCAATTTGTGTATTTGTTTGATAATTGCGGATTTAATTTACCCGCTTATATTTAAGACAAAATTGAAAAGACCATATCAAAAAGTTTATCTTATTGGAGTACTTATTTGTAGTTTAAGCTTGAGTGTTTATGGGATATATAATGCAAATAATATTGTAATCACAAATTACCAAGTAAGTATTAATAAGGAATTTAAGGATAAAAAGATCATGGCACTTTCCGATATTCACTTGGGAACAGCTGTTAAAACAGTAGATCTAAAACAGCTTGTTACGCAAGCTGAGAAAATTAAACCAGATATGATTTTTTTAGTTGGGGATGTTTATGATGAAAATACCAGTAGCGATGAAATTGATGATTCGATGAAAATATTCACCCAGTTAGCTAAATCCTATCCAGTCTATTATGTAATTGGAAATCATGAAGTTGGTTATAGTAGTTCCCCATTAAAAGAATATAACATATTAGAACGATTGCAATTGGCAGGAGTCAATACTTTAAATGATGAATATGTTGAATTTGAGGATATAAATATTGTAGGACGTCAAGATTATAAGATTAAAAAGCGAAAACCTGTAGAACAGATTATTAACGGGATGAATCAGAATAAACCAGTGATCTTATTAGATCATCAGCCTCGCTCATTAGAGGAAAATAAAAAGCTAGGAATTGATTTGATGATCTCTGGTCATACTCATGCTGGACAAGTATTTCCGATGTTACCGCTTTGGAATCTTTTAGGAATTAATGAGATGAATTATGGTTATCGTCATGATGATAATTTTAATGCGATCGTTTCTTCGGGAATGGGGACTTGGGGGTTTGCCATGAGAACTAGTAAAAATTGCGAGATTGTAGTAATTGATTTGATTAGTAAATAA
- the fba gene encoding class II fructose-1,6-bisphosphate aldolase → MGLVSATEMLNKAKEGHYAVGQFNINNLEWTKSILLTAEELKAPVILGVSEGAAKYMTGFKTVSAMVSAMVDSLGITVPVALHLDHGSYEGAKAALEAGFSSIMFDGSHYGIEENIEKTKEIVELCHSKGVSVEAEVGSIGGEEDGVVGKGEVADPKECKMIADLGVDFLAAGIGNIHGKYPENWEGLDFDALDAIQKETGKLPLVLHGGTGIPEDMIKKAITLGVSKINVNTECQLYFQEATRKYIEAGKDLEGKGFDPRKLLAPGAAAIQECVKEKMEIFGCIGKA, encoded by the coding sequence ATGGGATTAGTATCAGCAACAGAAATGTTAAATAAAGCAAAAGAAGGACATTATGCAGTTGGTCAATTTAACATCAACAACTTAGAATGGACAAAATCTATTCTTTTAACTGCAGAAGAATTAAAAGCTCCAGTAATCTTAGGAGTATCTGAAGGTGCTGCTAAATATATGACTGGATTCAAAACTGTATCAGCAATGGTATCAGCAATGGTAGATTCTTTAGGAATTACTGTACCAGTAGCTTTACATTTAGATCATGGTAGTTATGAAGGAGCTAAAGCTGCTTTAGAAGCTGGTTTCTCTTCAATCATGTTCGATGGTTCTCATTATGGAATTGAAGAAAATATTGAAAAAACAAAAGAAATCGTTGAATTATGTCACTCAAAAGGTGTATCTGTAGAAGCAGAAGTTGGATCAATTGGTGGAGAAGAAGACGGTGTCGTTGGTAAAGGTGAAGTAGCTGATCCAAAAGAATGTAAAATGATCGCTGACTTAGGAGTTGACTTCTTAGCAGCAGGTATTGGAAACATTCATGGTAAATATCCAGAAAATTGGGAAGGTTTAGATTTTGATGCATTAGATGCAATTCAAAAAGAAACTGGTAAATTACCATTAGTATTACATGGTGGAACTGGAATTCCAGAGGATATGATTAAAAAAGCAATTACTTTAGGTGTTTCTAAAATCAATGTAAATACTGAATGTCAATTATATTTCCAAGAAGCAACAAGAAAATACATTGAAGCTGGAAAAGATTTAGAAGGTAAAGGATTTGACCCTCGTAAATTATTGGCACCAGGTGCTGCAGCTATCCAAGAATGT
- a CDS encoding GNAT family N-acetyltransferase, with protein sequence MTKIRLAVATADDAARLLEIYRPYVLTTAITFEYEVPTLEEFRARIVSTLEKYPYLVAKLDDKIVGYAYTSAFKSRAAYQWAVETSIYIDLDYKGGGIGSMLYHKLEEITKQQNIINLNACITAGNPESIVFHEHFGYQKVAYFTKCGYKFNQWHDMIWMEKMLGEHPGKPAPVIPFVKLYKHLSI encoded by the coding sequence ATGACGAAAATTAGGCTTGCTGTTGCAACAGCTGATGATGCTGCAAGGTTATTGGAAATATATCGACCTTATGTACTAACAACAGCAATCACATTTGAATATGAAGTACCAACTTTAGAAGAATTTAGGGCAAGAATTGTTTCAACTTTAGAAAAGTATCCGTATCTTGTTGCTAAGCTTGATGATAAGATAGTAGGCTATGCTTATACATCCGCATTTAAAAGTCGGGCTGCATATCAGTGGGCTGTAGAAACATCGATTTATATTGACCTTGATTATAAAGGTGGAGGAATTGGCAGTATGTTATACCATAAATTAGAAGAAATTACGAAACAGCAAAATATTATTAATTTAAATGCTTGTATTACTGCTGGGAATCCAGAAAGTATTGTGTTTCATGAACATTTTGGTTATCAAAAGGTGGCTTATTTTACTAAATGCGGCTATAAGTTTAATCAATGGCATGACATGATCTGGATGGAAAAAATGTTAGGAGAGCATCCAGGCAAACCAGCACCAGTGATTCCTTTCGTGAAGTTATATAAACATCTCTCAATTTAA
- a CDS encoding methyltransferase domain-containing protein, whose protein sequence is MHKLACPKCHESIVQEGNSYKCANNHCYDLAKTKYLNLLLNPDKATNNPGDSKESLVARKAYLTKGYYDVILKSVIDCIKKYRDDTPLDILDLGCGEGYYTRGLKEIFSLDTIYGLDISKEAINMATKYTKDVYWLVGNSKNLPIVDHSLDFITALFTVVNQDELKRTLKKGGYIIHVTANPNHLIEIKELIYDEIKVKSDKYIRLDFETIESYDLVHQVKIDNREDALNLLKMTPHYYHIKKERRGVLDELERLDITIDIKITIYQTSID, encoded by the coding sequence ATGCATAAATTAGCGTGTCCAAAATGTCATGAATCAATCGTTCAAGAAGGAAATTCATATAAATGTGCCAATAATCATTGCTATGATCTAGCTAAAACTAAATATTTAAATTTGTTATTAAATCCTGATAAAGCTACAAATAACCCTGGTGATAGTAAAGAAAGTTTAGTTGCCCGCAAAGCATATCTAACTAAAGGATATTATGATGTCATTTTAAAATCAGTTATTGACTGTATAAAAAAATATCGTGATGATACCCCACTAGATATACTTGATCTCGGTTGCGGTGAAGGATATTATACTCGAGGATTAAAAGAAATCTTTAGCCTAGACACTATTTATGGATTAGATATATCTAAAGAAGCTATCAATATGGCCACTAAATATACTAAAGATGTTTATTGGCTTGTCGGTAATAGTAAGAACTTACCTATCGTTGATCACTCATTAGACTTTATCACAGCTCTATTTACAGTCGTAAATCAAGATGAGCTGAAACGTACTTTAAAAAAGGGTGGTTATATTATCCATGTAACTGCCAACCCAAATCATCTAATTGAAATAAAAGAATTAATATATGATGAAATCAAAGTTAAAAGTGACAAATATATTCGTTTAGATTTTGAAACAATTGAAAGCTATGATCTAGTTCATCAAGTAAAAATTGATAATCGTGAAGATGCTTTAAATTTACTAAAGATGACCCCCCATTATTACCATATAAAAAAAGAACGCCGGGGCGTTCTTGATGAATTAGAACGATTAGATATTACAATTGATATTAAAATAACAATATATCAAACAAGCATCGATTAA
- a CDS encoding DUF1294 domain-containing protein: MILLYGIDKYKAIHHHWRVSEKILLIGALFGGSLGAILAMYGFNHKTRKNIFKYGIPLLLGLQIILIIKISIG; encoded by the coding sequence ATGATATTATTATATGGAATTGATAAGTATAAAGCAATTCATCATCATTGGCGAGTTTCTGAGAAGATACTATTAATAGGCGCTTTGTTTGGTGGTTCACTAGGAGCGATATTAGCGATGTATGGATTTAATCATAAGACTAGGAAAAATATTTTTAAGTATGGAATACCTTTACTTCTAGGACTTCAAATCATACTGATAATAAAAATAAGCATCGGTTAA